A genomic segment from Parolsenella catena encodes:
- a CDS encoding tyrosine-protein phosphatase, whose amino-acid sequence MSRHVDTVDENGLSVRVLAGDALPGGTSARGDHYRPVAGEMDDPARPHFGRIDFERLPNTRDLGGLPAADGRRVRPGLLLRSGLLCWASDDDLRRLRDDYRLRAVVDFRDATELAETPDPMRLLPEARLVHADVLNRVYEGVTQSAEARRRFQRLKDDDDDPAGFLAEFYPHHLTSEAGIRAYALFIRTILETDDGAVLWHCHVGRDRCGMGSMLIEHILGAPMAAIEDDYLATNLYTDEPTTLRADANLRFIRVAVEALTSQWGGIGGYVRDALGVSDADVSELRARYLE is encoded by the coding sequence ATGAGTAGGCACGTGGACACGGTGGACGAGAACGGCCTCAGCGTGCGCGTGCTCGCCGGAGACGCCCTGCCGGGTGGCACGTCGGCGCGCGGCGACCACTACCGGCCCGTCGCCGGCGAGATGGACGATCCGGCGCGTCCGCACTTTGGGCGCATCGACTTCGAGCGCCTGCCCAACACGCGCGACCTTGGTGGCCTTCCGGCCGCCGACGGACGTCGCGTGCGCCCGGGCCTGCTCCTGCGCAGCGGCCTTCTGTGCTGGGCGAGCGACGATGACCTGCGCCGTCTGCGCGATGACTATCGCCTGCGTGCCGTCGTGGACTTCCGCGACGCCACGGAGCTCGCCGAGACGCCCGACCCCATGCGCCTTCTGCCCGAGGCACGCCTCGTCCACGCGGACGTGCTCAACCGGGTGTACGAGGGCGTCACGCAGAGCGCCGAGGCGCGCCGCAGGTTCCAGCGCCTCAAGGACGACGATGACGACCCGGCGGGGTTTCTCGCGGAGTTCTATCCGCACCACCTCACGTCCGAGGCGGGCATCAGGGCCTATGCGCTGTTCATCCGCACGATCCTCGAGACGGACGACGGCGCCGTGCTGTGGCACTGCCACGTGGGCCGCGACCGCTGCGGCATGGGCTCCATGCTCATCGAACACATCCTGGGCGCGCCCATGGCCGCGATCGAGGACGACTACCTCGCCACGAATCTCTACACCGACGAGCCCACGACCCTGCGCGCAGACGCCAACCTGCGCTTCATCCGCGTGGCCGTCGAGGCGCTGACGAGTCAGTGGGGCGGCATCGGCGGCTACGTGCGAGACGCCCTGGGCGTGAGCGACGCCGACGTCTCCGAGCTGCGTGCCCGTTACCTGGAATAG
- the ligA gene encoding NAD-dependent DNA ligase LigA yields the protein MASGNAQVEGQASLFGDEDRLAASPRARAAELNRLLNIYAYRYYALDDPVVTDAEFDRLLRELHAIEELHPELVSPDSYTQRVGGYVSDQFEPVRHAQRMYSIDDAMNLAELDEWLARTDEALGSTPEHPVAYTCELKIDGLGVALTYRDAQFVRAATRGDGTTGENVTANVLTIKDVPHALAPEGLASVADAGLGHSVEVRGEVYMPKHSFVRLNEGADAAGREPFANPRNAAAGSLRQKDPKVTAHRDLETFIYAVADEAPLSVTTQWQFLQWLRACGFSVNPNAARCTSAHEVHDFCARALAHREELDYDIDGVVVKVDSFAGQEALGFTARAPRWAIAFKFPPEEKRTVLREIRIQVGRTGVLTPVAEFDPVLVAGSTIARATLHNIDEVRRKNVRVGDTIVVHKAGDVIPEVVGPVLELRPADSVDFEMPALCPSCGSPVVREEGEVAYRCVSIDCPAQAHERLCHWVSRKAMDIDGLGDELIGKLVAAGLVSDVADFYDRLTATALAGCPTGRVSVAGDDILVGKTIAAKVMEQVEQSRRAGLARVLFGLGIRHVGEQVARSIAREFGSMGALMEADEERIAAVEGVGPKIAHSVREFLSVPENLSVIERLREARVSLEEQRSADEPAQTLSGLTFVLTGTLERHKRDEAKAALQAFGAKVSGSVSKKTSYVIAGAAAGSKLTKAQQLGVPVLDEDALEQILATGEVPGGEDDE from the coding sequence ATGGCGAGTGGGAACGCGCAGGTTGAGGGACAGGCATCGCTGTTTGGCGATGAAGACCGGCTGGCCGCCTCGCCGCGCGCCCGCGCCGCCGAGCTCAACCGCCTGCTCAACATCTACGCCTATCGCTACTACGCGCTCGATGACCCCGTGGTCACGGACGCCGAGTTCGACCGCCTCCTTCGCGAGTTGCATGCCATCGAGGAGCTGCATCCCGAGCTCGTCTCGCCCGACTCCTACACCCAGCGCGTAGGCGGCTACGTCTCCGACCAGTTCGAGCCCGTGCGCCACGCGCAGCGCATGTACTCCATCGACGACGCCATGAACCTTGCCGAGCTCGACGAGTGGCTCGCGCGCACGGACGAGGCGCTTGGCTCCACGCCCGAGCACCCGGTGGCCTATACGTGCGAGCTCAAGATCGATGGCCTGGGCGTGGCGCTCACGTACCGAGACGCCCAGTTCGTGCGCGCCGCCACACGTGGTGACGGCACGACGGGCGAGAACGTCACGGCCAACGTGCTCACGATCAAGGACGTGCCGCACGCGCTGGCGCCCGAGGGCCTCGCGAGCGTGGCGGACGCGGGCCTCGGCCACTCGGTTGAGGTGCGTGGCGAGGTCTACATGCCCAAGCACAGCTTCGTGCGGCTCAACGAGGGCGCCGACGCCGCCGGCCGCGAGCCGTTTGCCAACCCGAGAAACGCCGCCGCCGGCAGCCTGCGCCAGAAGGACCCCAAGGTCACGGCCCACCGCGACCTCGAGACGTTCATCTACGCCGTGGCAGACGAGGCTCCGCTGTCCGTTACCACGCAGTGGCAGTTCCTGCAGTGGCTGCGTGCCTGTGGCTTCAGCGTGAACCCCAACGCCGCCCGCTGCACGAGCGCCCACGAGGTGCACGACTTCTGCGCCCGCGCGCTCGCGCACCGCGAGGAGCTCGACTATGACATCGACGGCGTGGTGGTGAAGGTGGACTCGTTCGCGGGACAGGAGGCGCTTGGCTTCACGGCGCGCGCGCCGCGCTGGGCCATCGCGTTCAAGTTCCCGCCCGAGGAGAAGCGCACGGTGCTGCGCGAGATTCGCATCCAGGTGGGCCGCACGGGCGTGCTCACGCCGGTCGCGGAGTTCGACCCGGTGCTCGTCGCCGGCTCCACGATCGCGCGCGCCACGCTGCACAACATCGACGAGGTGCGCCGCAAGAACGTCCGCGTGGGCGACACGATCGTCGTGCACAAGGCGGGCGACGTCATCCCCGAGGTCGTGGGCCCCGTGCTTGAGCTGCGCCCTGCGGACTCCGTTGACTTCGAGATGCCGGCGCTGTGTCCCAGCTGCGGCAGCCCCGTCGTGCGCGAGGAGGGCGAGGTGGCCTACCGCTGCGTCTCCATCGACTGCCCGGCGCAGGCCCACGAGCGCCTGTGCCACTGGGTGAGCCGCAAGGCCATGGACATCGACGGCCTGGGAGACGAGCTCATCGGCAAGCTCGTGGCCGCGGGCCTCGTCTCGGACGTCGCGGACTTCTATGACCGCCTCACGGCCACGGCGCTCGCCGGATGCCCCACGGGCCGCGTGAGCGTGGCCGGCGACGACATCCTCGTGGGCAAGACCATCGCCGCCAAGGTGATGGAGCAGGTCGAGCAGAGCCGCCGTGCGGGGCTGGCGCGCGTGCTGTTCGGCCTGGGCATCCGCCACGTGGGCGAGCAGGTTGCGCGCTCCATCGCCCGCGAGTTTGGCTCCATGGGCGCGCTCATGGAGGCCGATGAGGAGCGCATCGCTGCCGTGGAGGGCGTGGGGCCCAAGATCGCCCACAGCGTGCGCGAGTTCCTCTCCGTGCCCGAGAACCTCTCCGTCATCGAGCGCCTGCGCGAGGCGCGCGTGAGCCTTGAGGAGCAGCGCTCGGCAGACGAGCCGGCACAGACGCTCTCCGGCCTCACGTTCGTGCTCACCGGCACGCTCGAGCGCCACAAGCGAGACGAGGCAAAGGCGGCGCTGCAGGCGTTTGGCGCCAAGGTCTCCGGTTCCGTCTCCAAGAAGACGAGTTACGTCATCGCCGGTGCGGCGGCAGGCTCGAAGCTCACGAAGGCCCAGCAGCTGGGCGTGCCGGTGCTCGACGAGGATGCGCTCGAGCAGATTCTGGCCACCGGCGAGGTGCCGGGAGGCGAGGACGATGAGTAG
- a CDS encoding response regulator transcription factor, producing MHHKKVLLISRTTRLHDRMRELSHELDISVLLATPDTFGQAITSTADFGLVTLDLAGVSDDLASRVSAYSAENGCIPILLVTDEDRLGQLRMPVQGRNDFILAGAGAAEFEVRMTQLLWPGEENTPSDIVVIDNMTINLATYQITIDDKPVDLTLMEYSLLSFLATHPSRAYSRETLLHRVWGFEYCGGTRTVDVHIRRVRSKVGPQVASHIVTVRGVGYLFKL from the coding sequence ATGCACCACAAGAAGGTCCTTCTCATATCGCGGACGACGCGTCTCCACGATCGCATGCGCGAGCTCTCCCACGAGCTCGACATCTCGGTCCTGCTGGCCACGCCCGACACGTTCGGCCAGGCAATCACGAGCACCGCAGACTTCGGCCTCGTGACGCTCGACCTCGCCGGCGTCTCCGACGACCTTGCGTCGCGGGTCTCTGCCTACTCCGCCGAGAACGGCTGCATCCCCATCCTGCTCGTGACCGACGAGGACAGGCTCGGCCAGCTTCGCATGCCCGTCCAGGGCCGCAATGACTTCATCCTCGCCGGCGCCGGCGCGGCCGAGTTCGAGGTGCGCATGACGCAGCTGCTATGGCCGGGCGAGGAGAACACCCCGAGCGACATCGTCGTCATCGACAACATGACGATCAACCTGGCCACCTACCAGATCACGATCGACGACAAGCCCGTCGACCTCACGCTCATGGAGTACTCGCTGCTGAGCTTCCTGGCCACGCACCCCTCCCGCGCCTACTCGCGCGAGACGCTGCTGCACCGCGTGTGGGGCTTCGAGTACTGCGGTGGCACGCGCACGGTCGACGTGCACATCCGTCGCGTGCGCTCCAAGGTGGGTCCGCAGGTCGCGAGCCACATCGTCACGGTGCGCGGCGTGGGCTACCTGTTCAAGCTCTAG
- a CDS encoding DUF3825 domain-containing protein, which yields MSKKHLVENGPVTLTDANRLYMYALLRQAVGCGRQVFMPRVLEVLAEAGLTPENLGFESAEALFSKLADFCQLTTFKGGRHYVTVTPRADWDDALAAAEESKKPAGKGGKPWKRKKGAVKPVRPKTREPKPEPQPKPKPEAAAKKTAEPQPTPTEQAEASVEPAPVVEAAPEPEREPQPEREPKKAEEPVEQAAPKASAEPATATTDPGTTVTIPSILEQIAAQTPAEPEPSPAAPEPAPEPTPKPATPAAADPGAVATAPRTRDDLPRSFADEVSVKPAILGLLTRLLPFDADINRVLDEDLRVARATGTASGSRNLVTFPLRYLQEDGSAPLTVTIRRQAKAGDARRWQLTLVDGDDGTGSAHEAAGIEGLPQAEGGCWSQLSGARASDAADPVRDLAQFMEIGTWEGTLGTLATAAAPEKWNYPGEGVGKANRYGALRDYLASTLARVRAMGALAVAADGSLAAFDTGLATPMDEELYAVLSPTGTDIPWRLDGFATAGSGELGARLSATLPQLPARASYLGSIDDVAMRASAMVIPDYRSLLSAGLDRLPRGFLSQLVAGSDAEPLLGSLGQAQAPADHARAVKALARAIADEPGRYRRACRALEDAIALSRARAQRSYRHVAPAYDAARDRMLLLLPLALVDDAHVDCALALELMPSGAYQATSVVSPSRAYACARVVSAETPAWLAAADVLA from the coding sequence ATGTCAAAGAAGCATCTGGTCGAGAATGGCCCCGTGACGCTCACGGACGCCAACAGGCTCTATATGTACGCGCTGCTCAGGCAGGCCGTGGGATGCGGCAGGCAGGTGTTCATGCCTCGCGTGCTCGAGGTGCTCGCCGAGGCGGGCCTCACGCCGGAGAACCTTGGCTTTGAGAGCGCGGAGGCGCTCTTCTCCAAGCTGGCCGACTTCTGCCAGCTCACGACGTTCAAGGGCGGCCGCCACTACGTCACCGTGACGCCGCGCGCGGACTGGGACGATGCGCTCGCCGCCGCCGAGGAGTCCAAGAAGCCCGCGGGCAAGGGCGGCAAGCCCTGGAAGCGCAAGAAGGGCGCCGTGAAGCCCGTGCGCCCCAAGACGCGCGAGCCCAAGCCCGAGCCGCAGCCCAAGCCCAAGCCCGAGGCGGCAGCCAAGAAGACGGCCGAGCCGCAGCCCACGCCCACAGAGCAGGCCGAGGCGAGCGTCGAGCCGGCCCCCGTGGTCGAGGCCGCGCCGGAGCCGGAGCGCGAGCCGCAGCCGGAGCGCGAGCCCAAGAAGGCCGAGGAGCCCGTCGAGCAGGCCGCGCCGAAGGCATCCGCCGAGCCCGCGACGGCGACAACCGACCCCGGCACCACCGTCACCATCCCCTCCATCCTCGAGCAGATTGCCGCGCAGACGCCCGCCGAGCCGGAGCCCTCTCCCGCCGCGCCGGAGCCAGCTCCCGAGCCCACGCCCAAGCCGGCCACGCCGGCGGCAGCCGACCCCGGCGCCGTTGCCACCGCGCCGCGCACGCGAGACGACCTGCCCCGCTCCTTCGCCGACGAGGTGTCCGTGAAGCCGGCCATTCTCGGCCTGCTCACGCGCCTGCTGCCCTTTGACGCCGACATCAACCGCGTGCTCGACGAGGACCTTCGCGTGGCCCGCGCCACGGGCACGGCGTCCGGCTCGCGCAACCTCGTGACGTTTCCCCTGCGCTACCTGCAGGAGGACGGCTCCGCACCGCTCACTGTCACCATCCGCCGCCAGGCCAAGGCAGGCGACGCCCGCCGCTGGCAGCTCACGCTCGTAGACGGCGACGACGGCACGGGCAGCGCCCACGAGGCCGCCGGCATCGAGGGCCTGCCCCAGGCAGAGGGCGGCTGCTGGTCGCAGCTCTCGGGCGCGAGGGCCAGCGACGCCGCAGACCCCGTCCGCGACCTCGCGCAGTTCATGGAGATCGGCACCTGGGAGGGCACGCTCGGCACGCTCGCGACGGCCGCGGCCCCCGAGAAGTGGAACTACCCCGGCGAGGGCGTGGGCAAGGCCAACCGCTACGGGGCCCTGCGCGACTACCTGGCCTCCACGCTCGCCCGCGTGCGTGCCATGGGTGCGCTCGCCGTTGCCGCCGACGGCTCGCTCGCCGCGTTCGACACGGGCCTCGCCACGCCAATGGACGAGGAGCTCTACGCCGTCCTCTCCCCCACCGGCACCGACATCCCCTGGCGCCTCGACGGCTTTGCCACGGCCGGCTCCGGCGAGCTGGGCGCGCGCCTCTCCGCCACGCTGCCGCAGCTGCCCGCGCGTGCCAGCTACCTGGGAAGCATCGATGACGTTGCCATGCGCGCGAGCGCCATGGTCATCCCCGACTACCGCTCCCTGCTCTCCGCGGGCCTCGACCGCCTGCCCCGCGGCTTTCTCTCCCAGCTCGTGGCCGGAAGCGATGCGGAGCCGCTGCTCGGCAGCCTTGGCCAGGCTCAGGCACCCGCAGACCACGCCCGCGCCGTGAAGGCCCTCGCCCGCGCCATCGCAGACGAGCCGGGCCGCTACCGCCGCGCCTGCCGCGCGCTCGAGGATGCCATCGCCCTGTCCCGCGCCCGGGCGCAGCGCAGCTACCGTCACGTGGCGCCGGCCTACGACGCCGCCCGCGACCGCATGCTTTTGCTCCTGCCGCTCGCCCTCGTGGACGACGCGCACGTCGACTGCGCGCTGGCGCTCGAGCTCATGCCGTCCGGCGCCTACCAGGCCACGAGCGTCGTGAGCCCCTCTCGCGCCTACGCATGCGCGCGCGTCGTGAGCGCCGAGACCCCCGCCTGGCTTGCCGCCGCAGACGTCCTCGCGTAG
- a CDS encoding amino acid ABC transporter ATP-binding protein, with translation MADNTQSQAAQVTDDNEVVVSIRDLHKTYDGETVILKGIDLDVHRGEVVVVLGPSGSGKSTMLRCVNLLETPTSGQIVFEGQDITAKGVDINAVRQKLGMVFQQFNLFPHLSVKKNVMIAQEKVLKRSPEEAERIAVEELTKVGLAERIDFMPSQLSGGQQQRVAIARALAMNPHVMLFDEATSALDPELVRDVLGVMRDLAREGMTMIVVTHEMGFARDVADRVVFMDGGVIVEQGTPEEVFDHPKSERTKEFLGNIKDV, from the coding sequence ATGGCAGACAACACGCAGTCCCAGGCCGCGCAGGTAACCGACGACAACGAGGTCGTCGTCTCCATCCGCGACCTGCACAAGACCTATGACGGCGAGACGGTCATCCTCAAGGGCATCGACTTGGACGTCCACCGCGGCGAGGTCGTCGTGGTGCTCGGCCCCTCGGGCTCGGGCAAGTCGACGATGCTTCGTTGCGTCAACCTGCTCGAGACACCCACGAGCGGCCAGATCGTGTTCGAGGGACAGGACATCACGGCCAAGGGCGTCGACATCAATGCCGTGCGCCAGAAGCTGGGCATGGTGTTCCAGCAGTTCAACCTCTTCCCGCACCTGTCGGTGAAGAAGAACGTCATGATCGCGCAGGAGAAGGTGCTCAAGCGCAGCCCCGAGGAGGCCGAGCGCATCGCCGTCGAGGAGCTCACGAAGGTGGGCCTGGCCGAGCGCATCGACTTCATGCCCTCCCAGCTCTCCGGCGGCCAGCAGCAGCGCGTCGCCATCGCCCGCGCCCTGGCGATGAACCCGCACGTCATGCTGTTCGACGAGGCCACGAGCGCGCTTGACCCCGAGCTCGTCCGTGACGTCCTTGGCGTCATGCGCGACCTCGCTCGCGAGGGCATGACGATGATCGTGGTGACCCACGAGATGGGATTTGCGCGCGACGTCGCGGACCGCGTCGTGTTCATGGACGGCGGCGTCATCGTGGAGCAGGGCACGCCCGAGGAGGTCTTCGACCATCCCAAGAGCGAGCGCACCAAGGAGTTCCTTGGCAACATCAAGGACGTGTAG
- a CDS encoding HAD family hydrolase: MIKLIASDMDGTLLDENSRVPPVTFGLIHELHEAGVHFAASSGRRLDTLHEFFAPVVDEMDFVASNGAQVTVAGELIDREVFSHIGLRRLKETVERFDCLHIALFDRTRSFLLDDEDRFEREIDKDLLSAVRVFDVPDPEVNILKVSVFCDTPAYTMDMAYVLQRELGDWFVFAPSGSKWIDVMQMGVSKASGIQQIMGHLGVDASEVMAFGDAMNDYEILRLVGHPIAMGNGRYAAKQIAERVIGTNAEQAVQAEMRRVLASMRG; encoded by the coding sequence ATGATCAAGCTCATCGCCTCCGACATGGACGGCACGCTGCTCGACGAGAACTCCCGGGTGCCGCCCGTGACCTTTGGCCTCATCCACGAGCTTCACGAGGCGGGCGTGCACTTTGCCGCGAGCTCGGGGCGGCGCCTCGACACGCTGCACGAGTTCTTTGCGCCCGTCGTGGACGAGATGGACTTCGTGGCGAGCAACGGCGCCCAGGTCACGGTGGCAGGCGAGCTCATCGACCGCGAGGTGTTCTCGCACATCGGGCTGCGGCGCCTCAAGGAGACGGTTGAGCGCTTCGACTGCCTGCACATCGCCCTGTTCGACCGCACGCGCAGCTTCCTGCTCGACGACGAGGACCGCTTCGAGCGCGAGATCGACAAGGACCTGCTCTCGGCCGTGCGCGTCTTTGACGTGCCAGACCCCGAGGTGAACATTCTGAAGGTGTCCGTCTTCTGCGACACGCCCGCCTACACGATGGACATGGCCTACGTGCTGCAGCGCGAGCTGGGGGACTGGTTCGTGTTCGCGCCGTCGGGCTCCAAGTGGATCGACGTCATGCAGATGGGCGTGAGCAAGGCGTCGGGCATCCAGCAGATCATGGGGCACCTGGGCGTCGACGCGAGCGAGGTCATGGCGTTTGGCGACGCGATGAACGACTACGAGATCCTGCGCCTCGTGGGCCATCCCATCGCCATGGGAAACGGGCGCTACGCGGCGAAGCAGATAGCAGAGCGTGTCATTGGCACCAATGCGGAGCAGGCCGTTCAGGCAGAGATGAGGCGCGTGCTCGCGAGCATGCGCGGTTAG
- a CDS encoding aminoacyl-tRNA hydrolase: MASAALASRETSSADARGEVGGPIVRQYVVVDRSLGMSAGKLAAQVAHASVAALLAGTQRYVEQGDAGVAPIGLEWGGSLARTSIDADVLAAWVRQGEPKIVLAVDGERALASLVNRAESRGLMEGMDFFCIRDACRTELTPDASGSRWTCVGFAPMDMETIAPVTGQLPLYR; the protein is encoded by the coding sequence ATGGCATCGGCGGCGTTGGCTTCGAGGGAGACGAGCTCTGCGGACGCAAGGGGCGAGGTGGGCGGCCCGATCGTGCGGCAGTACGTGGTCGTGGACCGTTCTCTGGGCATGAGCGCGGGCAAGCTCGCGGCACAGGTGGCGCATGCGAGCGTGGCGGCGCTGCTCGCGGGCACGCAGCGTTACGTGGAGCAGGGAGACGCCGGCGTGGCGCCCATCGGCCTGGAGTGGGGTGGCAGCCTGGCGCGAACCTCCATTGACGCCGACGTCCTCGCGGCGTGGGTGCGCCAGGGCGAGCCCAAGATCGTGCTGGCCGTCGATGGCGAGCGCGCGCTGGCATCGCTCGTGAACCGTGCGGAGAGTCGCGGTCTCATGGAGGGCATGGACTTCTTCTGCATCCGCGACGCATGCCGCACCGAGCTCACGCCGGACGCGAGTGGCAGTCGTTGGACGTGCGTGGGCTTTGCGCCCATGGACATGGAGACGATCGCGCCCGTCACGGGCCAGCTGCCGCTGTATCGGTAG
- the pepT gene encoding peptidase T, protein MPGYTPKSSDVLERFLRYVQVDSQSDPHNEDETPSTACQRNLARLLASELAELGCEDVALTEHAYVTASLPASAGAEGLPALGLIAHVDTAPDAPASGVRPHIVRYEGGELVHGERDGKRVVTTPEELPALLRHVGEDLVCTDGTTLLGADDKAGVAEIVALLARLAATPELPHPCIKVAFVPDEEIGHGAALLDLDAFGATWAYTVDGEELGEFNWECFSASQATVTAHGVEVHPGSAKGVMVNAITLLREFDELLPAAERPEHTEGYEGFFHPIEISGGSGEATLTYIVRDFDAERFAAREQLLRDCAAFLNQRYGDGTVTVEVREQYRNMVERLRGMDFLRDNALDAMAACGMEPRVVPVRGGTDGAQLTLRGLPCPNLPTGGYNFHGVREFIPVRSMELMVDALEQLVGRFAVPQE, encoded by the coding sequence ATGCCCGGATACACCCCCAAGTCCAGCGACGTGCTCGAGCGCTTCCTGCGCTACGTGCAGGTTGACTCCCAGTCCGACCCCCACAACGAGGACGAGACGCCCTCGACCGCCTGCCAGCGCAACCTCGCCCGCCTGCTCGCGAGCGAGCTCGCCGAGCTCGGCTGCGAGGACGTCGCGCTCACCGAGCACGCCTACGTCACGGCCTCGCTGCCCGCGAGCGCCGGCGCCGAGGGCCTGCCCGCGCTTGGCCTCATCGCCCACGTGGATACGGCGCCCGACGCCCCGGCAAGCGGCGTGCGCCCGCACATCGTGCGCTACGAGGGCGGCGAGCTCGTCCACGGCGAGCGCGACGGCAAGCGCGTCGTGACGACGCCCGAGGAGCTGCCGGCCCTGCTGCGCCACGTGGGCGAGGACCTCGTCTGCACGGACGGCACCACGCTGCTCGGCGCCGATGACAAGGCCGGCGTGGCAGAGATCGTCGCCCTCCTCGCGCGCCTCGCCGCCACGCCCGAGCTGCCGCATCCCTGCATCAAGGTCGCGTTTGTCCCCGACGAGGAGATCGGCCACGGTGCGGCGCTGCTCGACCTCGACGCGTTTGGCGCCACGTGGGCCTACACCGTTGACGGCGAGGAGCTCGGCGAGTTCAACTGGGAGTGCTTCTCGGCCAGCCAGGCCACCGTCACGGCCCACGGCGTCGAGGTTCATCCCGGCAGCGCCAAGGGCGTCATGGTGAACGCCATCACGCTGCTGCGCGAGTTCGACGAGCTGCTGCCGGCGGCCGAGCGCCCCGAGCACACGGAGGGCTACGAGGGGTTCTTCCACCCCATCGAGATCTCCGGCGGCTCGGGCGAGGCCACGCTCACCTACATCGTCCGCGACTTCGACGCCGAGCGCTTTGCCGCGCGCGAGCAGCTGCTTCGCGACTGCGCGGCCTTCCTCAACCAGCGCTATGGCGACGGCACCGTGACGGTTGAGGTGCGCGAGCAGTACCGCAACATGGTCGAGCGCCTGCGCGGCATGGACTTCCTGCGCGACAACGCGCTCGACGCCATGGCGGCATGCGGCATGGAGCCGCGCGTCGTGCCCGTGCGTGGCGGCACGGACGGCGCCCAGCTCACGCTGCGCGGCCTGCCGTGCCCCAACCTGCCCACGGGCGGGTACAACTTCCATGGCGTGCGCGAGTTCATCCCCGTGCGCAGCATGGAGCTCATGGTGGATGCGCTCGAGCAGCTCGTCGGGCGCTTCGCGGTGCCGCAGGAGTAG
- a CDS encoding S1C family serine protease, translating to MSDTFVSGAPVPPQGPRPQASQSQQPKRPKKPHPGLRSLLFGLLGGVIGAVAVVAVLVVGGFVAMPSSATSGKTGSRGTTSSSQTVTVNSGDSTDTTLANAVAQKALPSVVSINVTTSDGEGVGSGVVLDTDGNIVTNYHVIEGAQSISVSTGDASYDATVVGSDESSDLAVIKIDAGDAALTPIEVGDSSTLQVGDWVMSLGSPFGLEQSVSTGIVSSLYRSTMLQNTSGNTIYTNLIQTDATINPGNSGGALVDDEGKLVGINSLIESYSGSSSGVGFAIPGNYAVEVAQKLIAGQTVTHAYIGGSFQTVTANNARSNSLSVNQGAYVAELADDGPAAQAGIQKGDVITALDDEEITSSDALVLAVRSHSVGDTVTVTLMRGSKQMQVQVTLGSDEALQQQQDSDSSSQGSLLEQYLEQYGQQRGGSEDGYSRR from the coding sequence ATGTCCGACACGTTCGTTTCCGGCGCTCCGGTGCCTCCGCAGGGCCCACGGCCCCAGGCTTCCCAATCGCAGCAGCCCAAGCGTCCCAAGAAGCCGCATCCCGGCCTGCGCTCGCTGCTGTTCGGCCTTCTCGGAGGCGTGATCGGCGCCGTGGCCGTGGTCGCCGTGCTTGTCGTGGGAGGCTTCGTTGCGATGCCCTCCTCGGCCACGTCGGGCAAGACGGGCTCTAGGGGCACGACGTCTTCGAGCCAGACCGTGACCGTCAACTCGGGCGACTCCACCGACACCACGCTTGCGAACGCCGTGGCCCAGAAGGCGCTGCCCTCCGTGGTCTCCATCAACGTCACGACGAGCGACGGCGAGGGCGTGGGCTCGGGCGTCGTCCTGGACACGGATGGCAACATCGTCACGAACTACCACGTCATCGAGGGGGCGCAGTCCATCAGCGTCTCCACCGGCGATGCCAGCTATGACGCCACGGTCGTGGGCTCCGACGAGTCGAGCGACCTTGCCGTCATCAAGATCGACGCCGGCGACGCCGCGCTCACGCCCATCGAGGTGGGAGACTCCAGCACGCTTCAGGTTGGCGACTGGGTCATGAGCCTGGGCAGTCCGTTTGGCCTCGAGCAGTCCGTGTCCACGGGCATCGTGAGCTCGCTGTACCGCTCCACGATGCTGCAGAACACCTCGGGCAACACCATCTACACCAACCTCATCCAGACCGACGCCACCATCAACCCCGGCAACTCCGGCGGCGCGCTCGTGGACGACGAGGGCAAGCTCGTGGGCATCAACTCGCTCATCGAGAGCTACTCGGGCTCCAGCTCGGGCGTGGGCTTCGCGATTCCGGGCAACTATGCCGTGGAGGTGGCCCAGAAGCTCATCGCAGGTCAGACCGTGACGCATGCCTACATCGGCGGCTCGTTCCAGACCGTGACGGCGAACAACGCCCGCAGCAACAGCCTCTCGGTGAACCAGGGCGCCTACGTGGCCGAGCTTGCCGATGACGGCCCCGCGGCACAGGCCGGCATCCAGAAGGGTGACGTCATCACGGCGCTCGATGACGAGGAGATCACCAGCTCCGACGCCCTCGTGCTGGCCGTGCGCTCCCACAGCGTGGGAGACACCGTGACCGTGACGCTCATGCGCGGCAGCAAGCAGATGCAGGTGCAGGTGACGCTTGGCTCTGACGAGGCGCTCCAGCAGCAGCAAGACAGCGACAGCTCGTCGCAGGGGTCGCTTCTCGAGCAGTACCTCGAGCAGTATGGCCAGCAGCGTGGCGGCTCGGAGGATGGCTACAGCCGAAGGTAG